Proteins found in one Cricetulus griseus strain 17A/GY chromosome X, alternate assembly CriGri-PICRH-1.0, whole genome shotgun sequence genomic segment:
- the LOC100756289 gene encoding elongation factor 1-alpha 1, translated as MGEKIFFLNHPGQISAGYAPVLDCHTAHISCKFAELKEKIDCRSGKKLENGPKFLKSGDAAIVDMLSGKPMCVESFSDYPPLGRFAVHDMRQTVAVGVIKAVDKKAAGAGKVTKLAQKAQKAK; from the exons atgggggaGAAG ATATTCTTCCTGAACCATCCAGGCCAAATTAGTGCTGGCTATGCTCCTGTACTGGATTGTCACACAGCTCACATATCATGCAAGTTTGCTGAGCTTAAGGAGAAGATTGATTGCCGTTCTGGTAAGAAGCTGGAAAATGGCCCTAAATTTTTGAAATCTGGTGATGCAGCCATCGTTGATATGCTTTCTGGCAAGCCCATGTGTGTTGAGAGTTTCTCTGACTATCCTCCACTGGGTCGTTTTGCTGTTCACGACATGAGGCAGACAGTTGCTGTGGGTGTCATCAAAGCTGTGGACAAGAAGGCTGCTGGAGCGGGCAAAGTCACCAAGTTGGCCCAGAAAGCTCAGAAGGCTAAATGA